A genomic window from Luteitalea sp. includes:
- a CDS encoding MFS transporter, translating to MTNRGRLFAASCVALVTTSMVFSIRGDILDALGRHFHLTNHQLGVILSPAFWGFTVSIMLGGSIVDFLGMRRLFLLSSAGYIGSVLLILFAPAPAGPITPYYTDAGFVCLYVGFLALGLSQGLVEGVINPLCATMYPGEKTKRFGILHAWWPGGLIIGGLAAYALTRALGLDAADLSREASAFGWRIKLALLLIPAVLYAIMIAGQPFPRTERVSAGVSDREMFGEALRPMFLLWLVCMLMTSSAELGPSQWVPSLITNLTGMQGILVLVYTAGLMFLLRFFGSSFAHRVSPLGLLTLSSILTAMGLFALAGASSAIGAFAAATLFGVGIAFYWPTMLSVTSERFPKGGAFLLAIVGGAGNLAVAFILPVIGTWYDAHGASAAFRSVAVLPIVLTVIFVGLMLYYRSRGGYRAIRLDARLVQD from the coding sequence ATGACAAATCGTGGCAGGTTGTTCGCGGCGAGCTGTGTGGCCCTCGTGACCACTTCGATGGTGTTCTCGATCCGTGGCGACATCCTCGACGCTCTCGGCCGGCACTTTCATCTCACGAACCACCAACTGGGCGTGATCCTCAGTCCCGCATTCTGGGGGTTCACCGTGTCGATCATGCTCGGCGGATCGATCGTCGACTTTCTGGGAATGCGGCGGCTGTTCCTGCTGTCGAGCGCCGGGTACATCGGGTCGGTGCTGCTCATCCTGTTCGCCCCCGCGCCCGCCGGACCCATCACGCCGTACTACACCGACGCCGGCTTCGTCTGTCTCTATGTCGGCTTTCTCGCGCTCGGGCTCTCGCAGGGGCTCGTCGAGGGCGTCATCAACCCCCTGTGTGCGACCATGTACCCTGGTGAGAAGACCAAGCGCTTCGGCATCCTGCACGCGTGGTGGCCCGGCGGATTGATCATCGGCGGACTGGCCGCGTACGCGCTCACGCGCGCGCTGGGTCTCGATGCGGCCGATCTGTCGCGCGAGGCGTCGGCGTTCGGCTGGCGAATCAAGCTGGCGCTGCTCCTGATCCCGGCGGTGCTCTACGCCATCATGATCGCCGGCCAGCCGTTCCCGCGGACCGAGCGTGTCTCCGCAGGCGTCAGCGATCGCGAGATGTTCGGCGAGGCGTTACGTCCGATGTTCCTGCTGTGGCTCGTCTGCATGCTGATGACCTCCTCCGCCGAGCTCGGGCCGAGCCAATGGGTGCCGTCGCTCATTACCAACCTGACGGGCATGCAGGGCATCCTCGTGCTGGTATACACCGCGGGCCTCATGTTCCTGCTCCGATTCTTCGGCAGTTCGTTCGCCCATCGCGTCTCGCCGCTCGGCCTGCTGACGCTGTCGTCGATCCTGACCGCGATGGGACTCTTCGCGCTCGCCGGTGCTTCGTCTGCAATCGGCGCGTTCGCGGCCGCCACGCTCTTCGGTGTCGGGATTGCGTTCTACTGGCCGACGATGTTGTCGGTGACGTCCGAGCGGTTTCCGAAGGGCGGCGCGTTCCTGCTCGCGATCGTGGGCGGCGCGGGCAATCTCGCCGTCGCCTTCATCTTGCCGGTGATAGGCACGTGGTACGACGCGCACGGTGCCTCGGCGGCGTTCCGCTCCGTCGCCGTGCTGCCGATCGTGCTGACCGTGATTTTCGTCGGGCTGATGCTCTACTATCGCAGCCGTGGCGGCTACCGCGCCATTCG